The Shewanella japonica genome has a window encoding:
- the rpmD gene encoding 50S ribosomal protein L30, with translation MATKTFKVTQTKSAIGRLPKHRACLLGLGLRRIGHTVELEDTPSVRGMVNKVYYMVKVED, from the coding sequence ATGGCTACTAAAACGTTTAAAGTAACACAGACAAAGAGTGCCATTGGTCGTTTGCCAAAGCACCGTGCCTGTTTATTAGGTCTAGGCCTAAGACGTATTGGCCACACTGTTGAACTTGAAGATACTCCTTCGGTTCGCGGTATGGTTAATAAAGTTTACTACATGGTTAAGGTGGAGGATTAA
- the rpsE gene encoding 30S ribosomal protein S5 encodes MAKLEAQQKDDLQEKLIAVNRVSKVVKGGRIFSFTALTVVGDGNGKIGYGYGKAREVPAAIQKAMEKARRNMVTVELNGGTLHHPVKGRHTGSRVYMQPASEGTGIIAGGAMRAVLEVAGVHNVLSKAYGSTNPINIVRATVDALVHMKSPSQIAAKRGLNVDEIRG; translated from the coding sequence ATGGCTAAATTAGAAGCTCAGCAGAAAGACGATTTGCAAGAGAAATTAATTGCAGTTAATCGTGTTTCTAAAGTAGTTAAAGGTGGTCGTATCTTTAGCTTCACCGCACTAACAGTGGTAGGTGATGGTAATGGTAAGATTGGCTATGGCTATGGTAAAGCGCGCGAAGTTCCAGCTGCTATTCAAAAAGCAATGGAAAAAGCCCGCCGTAACATGGTAACTGTAGAACTGAATGGTGGTACTTTGCATCACCCAGTTAAAGGTCGCCACACTGGTTCGCGTGTTTACATGCAACCAGCATCGGAAGGTACCGGTATTATCGCCGGTGGCGCAATGCGTGCCGTATTGGAAGTTGCAGGCGTTCATAACGTACTGTCTAAAGCATACGGTTCTACTAACCCGATCAACATCGTTCGCGCAACTGTAGATGCGTTGGTGCACATGAAGTCACCATCACAAATTGCAGCTAAGCGTGGCCTGAATGTTGATGAAATTCGAGGTTAA
- the rplR gene encoding 50S ribosomal protein L18 gives MDKKTSRLRRATRARKKIQELGVNRLVVHRTPRHIYAQVINPEAQVVAVASTVEKAVKELLKSTGNVDAAKAVGKTVAERAIEKGVTTVAFDRSGFKYHGRVAALADAAREAGLKF, from the coding sequence ATGGATAAGAAAACATCTCGCTTACGCCGCGCTACTCGCGCTCGTAAGAAGATCCAAGAGCTGGGCGTGAACCGTCTGGTTGTACATCGTACACCGCGTCACATTTATGCTCAGGTTATTAATCCTGAAGCTCAGGTGGTGGCAGTTGCTTCAACCGTTGAGAAAGCGGTTAAAGAACTACTAAAGAGTACCGGTAACGTAGACGCGGCTAAAGCAGTAGGTAAAACTGTTGCTGAGCGTGCGATCGAAAAAGGTGTAACAACAGTTGCATTCGACCGTTCTGGTTTCAAGTATCACGGACGCGTAGCAGCACTAGCTGACGCAGCTCGTGAAGCTGGCCTGAAATTCTAA
- the rplF gene encoding 50S ribosomal protein L6: MSRVAKAPVSIPAGVEVTLNEQTITVKGAKGSLTRVINNAVSVVLENGVLTFGPVEGVANAWAQAGTARALVNNMVVGVSEGFVKKLKLIGVGYRAKVAGKDLDLTLGFSHPLVHKLPAGVTAECPSQTDIVLSGVDKQLVGQVAAEIRGYRPPEPYKGKGVRYADEQVRRKEAKKK; this comes from the coding sequence ATGTCACGTGTAGCAAAAGCACCAGTGTCTATTCCTGCCGGCGTAGAGGTGACCTTAAACGAACAAACTATTACCGTAAAAGGTGCTAAAGGTAGTTTGACTCGAGTAATCAACAATGCGGTAAGTGTTGTTCTAGAAAACGGCGTATTAACGTTTGGTCCAGTTGAAGGCGTTGCTAACGCTTGGGCTCAAGCTGGTACAGCTCGTGCACTAGTAAATAACATGGTTGTTGGTGTTTCTGAAGGATTTGTTAAGAAATTAAAGTTAATTGGTGTTGGTTACCGTGCAAAAGTTGCTGGTAAAGACCTTGACCTTACTTTAGGTTTCTCACATCCATTGGTTCACAAACTGCCCGCAGGTGTTACTGCAGAGTGTCCTAGCCAAACTGATATCGTACTTTCGGGTGTTGATAAGCAGTTAGTTGGTCAGGTCGCTGCTGAGATTCGTGGATACCGTCCACCTGAGCCTTATAAAGGTAAAGGTGTTCGCTATGCAGACGAACAAGTACGCCGTAAAGAGGCTAAGAAGAAGTAG
- the rpsH gene encoding 30S ribosomal protein S8, whose amino-acid sequence MSMQDPIADMLTRIRNGQAANKVSVTMPSAKLKVAIAKLLKDEGYITDYAVAEEAKPELEITLKYFQGKPVVETIQRVSRPGLRIYKGKNELPKVMGGLGVAIVSTSKGLMTDRAARLNGMGGEVICYVA is encoded by the coding sequence ATGAGCATGCAAGATCCTATTGCGGATATGTTAACACGTATTCGTAACGGCCAAGCTGCTAACAAAGTATCGGTAACGATGCCTTCAGCTAAGTTAAAAGTAGCAATTGCGAAATTACTTAAAGACGAAGGTTATATTACTGACTACGCCGTAGCAGAAGAAGCCAAGCCTGAATTAGAAATCACTTTAAAGTATTTCCAAGGCAAACCAGTCGTTGAGACTATCCAGCGCGTATCTCGCCCAGGTCTTCGTATTTACAAAGGTAAAAACGAACTTCCTAAGGTGATGGGCGGTCTGGGTGTCGCAATTGTGTCCACTTCTAAAGGCTTGATGACCGATCGTGCTGCCCGCCTAAATGGCATGGGTGGTGAGGTTATCTGCTACGTAGCGTAA
- the rpsN gene encoding 30S ribosomal protein S14, with protein sequence MAKSSMKAREAKRAQLVAKYAEKRLALKALISAPDTSEEDRWDAVLKLQALPRDSSASRQRNRCNQTGRPHGVLRKFGLSRIKLREATMRGEAPGLRKASW encoded by the coding sequence ATGGCAAAATCATCTATGAAAGCACGTGAAGCAAAGCGTGCACAGCTCGTAGCTAAATATGCTGAAAAGCGTTTAGCACTTAAGGCTTTAATCAGCGCTCCTGATACTTCTGAAGAAGATCGTTGGGATGCTGTACTTAAGTTACAAGCTCTACCTCGTGATTCTAGCGCGTCGCGTCAGCGTAACCGTTGTAATCAAACTGGTCGCCCACATGGTGTTCTACGTAAATTCGGTCTTAGCCGTATTAAACTACGTGAAGCAACTATGCGTGGTGAAGCTCCTGGTCTGCGTAAGGCCAGCTGGTAA
- the rplE gene encoding 50S ribosomal protein L5, with amino-acid sequence MAKLHDKYQETVIAELSKKFGYTSVMQVPRIEKITLNMGVGEAVADKKVMEHALRDMTAIAGQKPVVTVARKSVAGFKIREGYPIGCKVTLRGERMWEFLERLVDIAIPRIRDFRGLSAKAFDGRGNYAMGVREQIIFPEIDYDKIDKIRGMDIVITTTAKNDEEGRALLDAFNFPFKK; translated from the coding sequence ATGGCGAAACTGCATGATAAATATCAAGAGACTGTTATTGCAGAACTTTCTAAAAAGTTCGGCTATACCAGTGTCATGCAAGTCCCTCGGATTGAAAAAATCACCCTTAACATGGGTGTAGGCGAAGCAGTTGCAGACAAAAAAGTTATGGAGCATGCGCTTCGTGACATGACTGCAATCGCTGGTCAAAAACCAGTTGTAACTGTTGCACGTAAATCAGTTGCTGGTTTTAAAATCCGTGAAGGCTACCCTATTGGCTGTAAAGTTACCCTACGCGGTGAGCGTATGTGGGAATTTTTAGAGCGTTTAGTTGACATTGCAATCCCACGTATTCGTGACTTCCGTGGCCTAAGCGCAAAAGCGTTTGACGGTCGTGGTAACTACGCAATGGGTGTGCGTGAGCAAATCATCTTCCCAGAAATCGATTATGATAAAATCGATAAGATTCGTGGTATGGATATTGTTATCACTACTACTGCGAAGAATGATGAAGAAGGTCGTGCTTTGTTAGACGCATTTAACTTCCCATTCAAGAAATAA
- the rplX gene encoding 50S ribosomal protein L24 yields the protein MAAKIRREDEVIVLAGKDKGKRAKVSQVLPTGKLIVEGINLVKKHQKPNPQLGVTGGVIEKEAPIQASNVAIFNQATGKADRVGFRFEDGKKVRFFKSNSELIK from the coding sequence ATGGCAGCTAAAATCCGTCGTGAAGACGAAGTAATTGTACTAGCAGGTAAAGACAAGGGTAAACGCGCAAAAGTTTCTCAAGTCCTACCTACTGGTAAGTTGATTGTTGAAGGCATCAATCTTGTTAAAAAACACCAAAAGCCAAACCCACAATTGGGCGTAACTGGCGGCGTTATCGAGAAAGAAGCACCGATACAAGCATCAAACGTAGCGATCTTTAACCAAGCCACAGGCAAGGCAGATCGTGTTGGTTTCCGATTCGAAGACGGCAAAAAAGTCCGTTTCTTTAAATCGAATAGTGAACTCATTAAGTAA
- the rplN gene encoding 50S ribosomal protein L14, whose product MIQMQSTLDVACNSGARRVQCIKVLGGSHRRYAGIGDVIKVSVKEAIPRAKAKKGDVYNAVVVRTKKGVRRPDGSVIRFDRNAAVLLNANLAPIGTRIFGPVTRELRTEQFMKIVSLAPEVL is encoded by the coding sequence ATGATCCAAATGCAATCGACTCTAGACGTCGCGTGTAACAGTGGCGCTCGTAGAGTTCAGTGTATTAAGGTCTTGGGTGGCTCTCATCGTCGTTATGCCGGTATCGGCGACGTCATCAAGGTTTCTGTAAAAGAAGCAATTCCTCGCGCTAAAGCGAAGAAAGGTGATGTATATAACGCGGTGGTAGTCCGTACTAAGAAAGGCGTACGTCGTCCAGATGGTTCTGTCATTCGCTTCGATCGGAATGCAGCAGTTTTGCTTAACGCAAACCTTGCACCGATTGGTACTCGTATTTTTGGACCAGTGACACGTGAATTGCGTACCGAGCAGTTTATGAAAATCGTCTCTCTGGCACCAGAAGTACTGTAA
- the rpsQ gene encoding 30S ribosomal protein S17, producing MSDKIRTLQGRVLSNKMDKSITVAIARQVKHPIYGKYIKRTTKIHAHDETNQCNEGDVVTISQCRPLSKTKSWTLVEVVTKA from the coding sequence ATGTCTGATAAAATCCGTACTTTGCAAGGTCGAGTACTTAGCAACAAAATGGACAAGTCTATTACTGTTGCTATTGCACGCCAAGTGAAACATCCTATTTATGGGAAGTACATTAAGCGTACAACTAAGATCCATGCACATGACGAAACAAATCAGTGTAATGAAGGTGACGTAGTGACTATTAGTCAGTGTCGTCCTCTTTCTAAGACTAAGTCTTGGACACTAGTTGAAGTAGTAACAAAGGCCTAA
- the rpmC gene encoding 50S ribosomal protein L29: MKASELREKSVEELNAELLGLLREQFNLRMQHATGQLTQTNQLKLVRRNIARVKTIITSKAGA; the protein is encoded by the coding sequence ATGAAAGCGAGCGAACTAAGAGAAAAGAGCGTTGAAGAACTTAACGCTGAACTACTTGGTCTGCTGCGTGAGCAGTTTAACCTGCGTATGCAACACGCTACTGGTCAGTTGACTCAAACGAATCAATTGAAATTAGTGCGTCGTAACATTGCACGTGTTAAGACCATTATTACTTCTAAGGCAGGTGCGTAA
- the rplP gene encoding 50S ribosomal protein L16 yields MLQPKRMKFRKMFKGRNRGLANGTEVSFGTFGLKAVGRGRLTARQIESARRAMTRHIKRQGQIWIRVFPDKPITSKPLEVRMGKGKGNVEYWVCQIQPGKVLYEMNGVSEELAREAFALASAKLPIKTTFVTKTVM; encoded by the coding sequence ATGCTGCAACCTAAACGTATGAAGTTTCGCAAGATGTTCAAAGGCCGCAACCGTGGTCTAGCGAACGGTACTGAAGTTAGCTTTGGTACTTTCGGTTTGAAAGCAGTCGGCCGTGGCCGTTTAACTGCACGTCAAATCGAATCTGCACGTCGTGCCATGACACGTCACATTAAACGTCAAGGACAAATTTGGATTCGAGTTTTCCCTGACAAGCCAATTACCTCTAAGCCTCTTGAAGTGCGTATGGGTAAAGGTAAAGGTAACGTTGAATACTGGGTATGTCAGATTCAACCTGGTAAGGTTCTTTATGAGATGAATGGTGTATCTGAAGAGTTAGCGCGTGAAGCGTTTGCTTTAGCATCTGCCAAGCTTCCTATTAAGACTACCTTCGTAACTAAGACGGTGATGTAA
- the rpsC gene encoding 30S ribosomal protein S3, which produces MGQKVHPNGIRLGITKPWISTWYADKADYANNLHSDWEVRQYLTEKLKAASVSKIVIERPAKSIRVTIHTARPGVVIGKKGEDVEVLRAYVSKITGTTAQINIAEIRKPELDAKLVADSIAQQLERRVMFRRAMKRAVQNAMRIGAQGIKVEVSGRLGGAEIARSEWYREGRVPLHTLRADIDYSTSESHTQYGVIGVKVWIFKGEVLDGIIPALEEPKQQPKRKPRGK; this is translated from the coding sequence ATGGGACAGAAAGTACATCCTAATGGTATCCGTCTGGGTATCACAAAGCCTTGGATCTCTACTTGGTACGCCGATAAAGCAGATTATGCAAATAACCTGCACAGCGACTGGGAAGTTCGTCAATATCTCACTGAGAAATTGAAGGCTGCATCAGTATCTAAAATCGTTATCGAGCGTCCTGCGAAGAGCATCCGCGTTACTATTCACACTGCCCGTCCAGGTGTTGTGATTGGTAAGAAAGGTGAAGACGTTGAAGTATTACGTGCATATGTATCTAAAATTACAGGCACTACTGCTCAAATCAACATCGCTGAGATCCGCAAGCCTGAGTTAGACGCAAAGCTTGTTGCTGACAGTATCGCACAGCAATTAGAGCGTCGCGTTATGTTCCGTCGCGCTATGAAGCGTGCAGTTCAAAACGCAATGCGCATTGGTGCTCAAGGTATCAAAGTTGAAGTGAGCGGCCGTCTAGGCGGTGCTGAAATCGCACGTTCTGAATGGTATCGTGAAGGTCGTGTACCTCTACATACCTTACGTGCTGATATCGACTATTCTACTTCTGAAAGTCACACTCAATACGGTGTGATTGGTGTTAAAGTTTGGATCTTCAAAGGCGAAGTTCTAGACGGTATCATCCCAGCATTAGAAGAGCCGAAGCAGCAGCCTAAGCGCAAGCCTCGTGGTAAATAG
- the rplV gene encoding 50S ribosomal protein L22: MEVLAKHRYARTSAQKARLVADQIRGLPVSKALEILTFSPKKAAVLVKKVLDSAIANAEHNEGADIDELKVGKVFVDEAPTMKRIMPRAKGRADRIMKRTSHITVVVSDR; the protein is encoded by the coding sequence ATGGAAGTTTTAGCTAAACATCGTTACGCCCGTACGTCTGCGCAGAAGGCCCGTCTAGTTGCTGATCAAATTCGAGGATTGCCTGTTTCTAAGGCACTTGAGATTTTGACCTTCAGCCCTAAGAAAGCCGCCGTACTGGTTAAAAAAGTACTAGACTCAGCTATCGCAAACGCCGAACACAACGAAGGTGCAGATATCGATGAGCTTAAAGTTGGTAAAGTCTTCGTTGACGAAGCACCAACAATGAAGCGCATCATGCCTCGTGCCAAAGGCCGCGCTGATCGTATCATGAAGCGTACCAGCCACATTACTGTGGTTGTATCAGATCGCTAG
- the rpsS gene encoding 30S ribosomal protein S19, giving the protein MPRSLKKGPFIDLHLLKKVEKAMEAGDKKPIKTWSRRSMIIPNMIGLTIAVHNGRQHVPVFVTDEMIGHKLGEFSPTRTYRGHAADKKAKKR; this is encoded by the coding sequence ATGCCACGTTCTCTCAAGAAAGGTCCTTTCATTGACCTACACTTGCTGAAGAAGGTAGAGAAAGCGATGGAAGCGGGAGACAAAAAGCCAATTAAGACTTGGTCTCGTCGCTCAATGATCATCCCAAATATGATTGGGTTGACCATCGCTGTCCATAATGGTCGTCAGCACGTACCTGTGTTCGTAACTGACGAAATGATCGGTCATAAGCTTGGTGAATTTTCACCAACTCGCACTTATCGCGGCCATGCTGCAGATAAGAAAGCGAAGAAGCGTTAA
- the rplB gene encoding 50S ribosomal protein L2, which translates to MVVIKCKPTSPGRRHVVKVVNSDLHKGKPFAGLLAKKSKSGGRNNTGRITVRHVGGGHKQHYRIIDFKRNKDGIPAKIERLEYDPNRTANIALVLYADGERRYILAAKGMQAGDAIQSGLDADIKTGNAMPLRNIPVGSVVHAVEMKPGKGAQIARSAGAYVQVVARDNQYATLRLRSGEMRKVPVDCRATFGEVGNAEHMLRQLGKAGAKRWRGVRPTVRGVAMNPVDHPHGGGEGRTSGGRHPVSPWGVPTKGYKTRSNKLTDKYIVRRRNK; encoded by the coding sequence ATGGTAGTTATTAAGTGTAAGCCAACCTCTCCAGGTCGTCGCCACGTTGTTAAAGTGGTGAACAGCGACTTGCATAAAGGGAAACCTTTTGCAGGCCTGTTGGCTAAGAAATCTAAAAGTGGTGGCCGTAACAATACTGGTCGTATCACTGTTCGTCACGTAGGTGGTGGACACAAGCAGCATTACCGTATTATTGACTTCAAACGCAATAAAGACGGTATCCCTGCAAAAATCGAACGTCTTGAGTATGATCCGAACCGTACAGCTAACATCGCGTTAGTACTATACGCAGACGGTGAGCGTCGTTACATCCTTGCTGCTAAAGGTATGCAAGCTGGTGACGCAATCCAATCTGGTTTGGATGCAGACATCAAAACTGGTAACGCAATGCCGCTTCGCAACATCCCAGTGGGTAGTGTTGTGCACGCAGTAGAAATGAAGCCTGGTAAAGGTGCTCAAATCGCGCGTTCAGCTGGTGCTTATGTTCAAGTTGTTGCTCGTGATAACCAATATGCAACTCTACGTCTTCGCTCTGGCGAAATGCGTAAAGTACCAGTTGATTGTCGTGCAACATTCGGTGAAGTTGGTAACGCTGAGCACATGCTACGCCAGTTAGGTAAAGCAGGTGCTAAACGCTGGAGAGGCGTACGCCCTACAGTTCGTGGTGTTGCAATGAACCCGGTTGACCATCCACATGGTGGTGGTGAAGGCCGTACTTCTGGTGGACGTCACCCAGTGAGTCCATGGGGTGTGCCAACTAAGGGTTATAAAACTCGTAGTAATAAGCTCACCGACAAGTACATTGTACGTCGTCGTAATAAATAG
- the rplW gene encoding 50S ribosomal protein L23 yields MITEERLLKVILAPHISEKSTVLAEKNNTVVFRVAIDATKAEIKAAVAKLFEVEVDSVRTLVNKGKTKRTGGRVGRRSDWKKAYVTLAAGADIDFVGGAE; encoded by the coding sequence ATGATCACCGAAGAACGTTTGCTAAAAGTTATTCTTGCTCCACATATCTCTGAAAAGAGCACTGTGCTTGCTGAGAAAAACAACACTGTAGTTTTCCGCGTAGCAATCGATGCGACTAAAGCAGAGATTAAAGCTGCTGTAGCGAAGCTTTTTGAAGTTGAAGTTGATAGTGTCCGCACTTTGGTAAACAAAGGTAAAACTAAGCGCACTGGTGGCCGTGTTGGTCGTCGTAGCGATTGGAAAAAAGCCTATGTAACTTTAGCTGCTGGTGCTGACATCGATTTCGTTGGCGGCGCTGAGTAA
- the rplD gene encoding 50S ribosomal protein L4, whose amino-acid sequence MELVLKDAQSALEVSETTFGRDFNEALVHQVVVAYAANARQGTRAQQTRAEVTGSGKKPWRQKGTGRARAGSVKGPIWRGGGVTFAAKTQDHSQKVNKKMYRGALKSILSELVRQERLVVVESFGVEAPKTKELKAKLKEMNLEDVLIVTADVDENLFLAARNLYKVDVRDVAGLDPVSLIAFNTVLVTADAVKQIEEMLA is encoded by the coding sequence ATGGAATTGGTATTGAAAGACGCGCAAAGCGCTCTTGAAGTTTCCGAAACTACCTTCGGCCGTGACTTTAACGAGGCATTGGTTCATCAGGTAGTTGTAGCTTACGCTGCAAACGCGCGTCAGGGCACTCGTGCTCAACAGACTCGTGCGGAAGTAACTGGCTCAGGCAAAAAGCCTTGGCGCCAGAAAGGCACTGGCCGTGCTCGTGCCGGTAGTGTTAAAGGCCCGATCTGGCGTGGCGGTGGCGTAACATTCGCTGCTAAAACTCAAGATCACAGCCAAAAAGTTAACAAAAAGATGTACCGTGGTGCTTTAAAAAGCATTCTTTCTGAATTGGTACGTCAAGAGCGTTTAGTCGTTGTTGAATCTTTTGGTGTTGAAGCTCCTAAAACTAAAGAGCTGAAAGCTAAACTAAAAGAAATGAACTTAGAAGACGTTCTAATTGTTACTGCAGATGTTGATGAGAATTTATTCTTAGCAGCACGCAACTTATACAAGGTTGACGTACGTGACGTAGCGGGTCTTGACCCAGTTAGTCTAATCGCGTTTAACACTGTTCTTGTTACTGCTGATGCAGTGAAGCAAATCGAGGAGATGCTAGCATGA
- the rplC gene encoding 50S ribosomal protein L3, with translation MAIGLIGRKVGMTRIFTEDGASIPVTVIEIAGNRVTQVKTLETDGYRALQVTTGTKKANRITKPEAGHFAKSGVEAGRGLWELRLADGECEGIEVGAELNVDIFADTAKVDVTGQSKGKGFQGGIKRWNFHAQDMTHGNSLAHRSNGSIGQNQTPGRVFKGKKMSGHMGAEQVTTQNLDVVRVDAERNLLLVKGAVPGATNGDLIIKPAVKA, from the coding sequence ATGGCTATCGGTCTTATTGGTCGTAAAGTGGGTATGACTCGCATCTTCACAGAAGATGGCGCTTCAATCCCTGTAACAGTAATTGAAATTGCTGGTAACCGTGTTACTCAAGTGAAAACTTTAGAAACTGACGGATACCGTGCTCTTCAAGTAACTACTGGTACCAAAAAAGCCAATCGCATCACCAAACCAGAAGCAGGTCATTTTGCTAAGAGCGGCGTAGAAGCTGGTCGTGGCTTATGGGAATTGCGTTTGGCAGATGGTGAGTGTGAAGGCATTGAAGTAGGTGCTGAACTTAACGTTGATATCTTTGCTGATACAGCGAAAGTTGATGTTACTGGTCAATCTAAAGGTAAGGGCTTCCAAGGCGGTATTAAACGCTGGAACTTCCACGCTCAAGATATGACACATGGTAACTCTTTGGCTCATAGATCTAATGGTTCTATCGGTCAAAACCAGACACCTGGTCGCGTTTTCAAAGGTAAGAAAATGTCTGGCCACATGGGTGCCGAGCAAGTCACTACTCAAAATCTAGACGTTGTACGTGTAGATGCAGAGCGTAACTTGTTATTGGTAAAAGGTGCTGTTCCTGGCGCTACCAATGGTGACTTGATTATCAAGCCAGCCGTTAAAGCATAG
- the rpsJ gene encoding 30S ribosomal protein S10 has translation MQNQRIRIRLKGFDHRLIDQSTAEIVETAKRTGAQVRGPIPLPTRKERYTILTSPHVNKDARDQYEIRTHKRLVDIVEPTEKTVDALMRLDLAAGVDVQISLG, from the coding sequence ATGCAGAACCAAAGAATCCGTATCCGCTTGAAAGGATTTGATCATCGTCTGATCGATCAATCAACAGCGGAAATCGTTGAAACTGCTAAGCGTACAGGCGCACAGGTTCGTGGTCCTATTCCACTTCCTACGCGTAAAGAACGTTATACCATTTTGACTTCTCCGCACGTCAACAAAGACGCTCGTGACCAATACGAAATTCGTACTCACAAGCGCTTAGTTGACATCGTAGAGCCAACTGAAAAGACTGTAGACGCATTAATGCGTTTAGATCTTGCCGCTGGTGTCGACGTTCAAATTAGCTTAGGTTAA
- the tuf gene encoding elongation factor Tu, producing the protein MAKEKFERSKPHVNVGTIGHVDHGKTTLTAAISAVLTKAYGGETKDFAQIDNAPEERERGITINTSHIEYDTPTRHYAHVDCPGHADYVKNMITGAAQMDGAILVVAATDGPMPQTREHILLSRQVGVPFVIVFMNKCDMVDDEELLELVEMEVRELLSEYDFPGDDLPVIQGSALKALEGDAAWEPKIIELAEALDTYIPEPERDIDKPFLLPIEDVFSISGRGTVVTGRVERGIITVGDEVEIVGVKDTTKTTCTGVEMFRKLLDEGRAGENCGVLLRGTKRDEVERGQVLAKPGTITPHTTFESEVYVLSKEEGGRHTPFFKGYRPQFYFRTTDVTGTIELPEGVEMVMPGDNIKMVVTLIYPIAMDDGLRFAIREGGRTVGAGVVAKIVA; encoded by the coding sequence GTGGCTAAAGAAAAATTTGAACGTAGTAAACCACACGTAAACGTGGGTACAATTGGTCACGTTGACCATGGTAAAACTACTCTAACAGCAGCTATCTCAGCAGTATTGACGAAAGCATACGGCGGTGAGACTAAAGATTTCGCACAAATCGATAACGCTCCAGAAGAGCGTGAGCGTGGTATTACAATTAATACTTCTCACATCGAATATGACACGCCTACACGTCACTACGCACACGTAGATTGTCCTGGTCACGCCGATTATGTTAAAAACATGATTACTGGTGCTGCACAAATGGACGGCGCTATCTTAGTAGTAGCAGCAACTGATGGCCCAATGCCACAGACTCGTGAGCACATCCTACTTTCACGTCAGGTTGGTGTACCTTTCGTTATCGTATTCATGAACAAATGTGACATGGTTGATGATGAAGAGCTACTTGAATTAGTAGAAATGGAAGTACGTGAACTTCTTTCTGAATATGACTTCCCAGGTGATGACTTACCAGTTATCCAAGGTTCTGCACTTAAAGCGCTTGAAGGCGATGCAGCTTGGGAACCAAAAATCATCGAACTTGCTGAAGCTCTAGATACTTACATCCCAGAGCCAGAGCGTGACATCGATAAGCCTTTCCTACTACCTATTGAAGATGTATTCTCAATTTCAGGTCGTGGTACAGTTGTTACTGGTCGTGTAGAGCGCGGTATCATCACTGTAGGTGACGAAGTAGAAATCGTTGGTGTTAAAGACACGACTAAAACGACTTGTACTGGTGTTGAAATGTTCCGTAAGCTGCTTGACGAAGGTCGTGCAGGTGAGAACTGTGGTGTTTTATTACGTGGTACTAAGCGTGATGAAGTTGAACGTGGTCAAGTACTTGCTAAGCCAGGTACAATCACTCCTCACACTACATTCGAATCAGAAGTATACGTGTTAAGCAAAGAAGAAGGCGGACGTCACACTCCATTCTTCAAAGGCTACCGTCCACAGTTCTACTTCCGTACAACTGACGTAACTGGTACTATCGAGCTTCCAGAAGGCGTAGAAATGGTAATGCCAGGTGACAACATCAAGATGGTTGTTACTCTAATCTACCCAATCGCGATGGACGACGGTTTACGTTTCGCTATCCGTGAAGGTGGCCGTACAGTTGGTGCTGGTGTTGTAGCTAAAATCGTTGCTTAA